Proteins from one Podospora pseudocomata strain CBS 415.72m chromosome 4, whole genome shotgun sequence genomic window:
- a CDS encoding hypothetical protein (EggNog:ENOG503PFBH; COG:S) — MKQGLAFVSAFGLLQLASAACCRTNKCFKAVADPLVDGLQDCSLAFEIVTVTPQVTTVTETVTEVPTEYVSVVETDATTATVYSTVETETLLNTISTTVTGTTTQRSLVYVTRAYNTVTVLVTSTTTVLPSAATQIVARAADTDLAPTSGTLAPSIPSYASAHCPSWEKYISVCKCAGATQETITASPSAAKVTVTFTDSVAATTNSIPVTLSTTTTVTDEVTATEYNTQTETASVTATAVTTVTGNVLVIGSTTTVTSTITSTVVAPAERCSNVANFNAVATDSANSQRYLFSQLINGMAGLYGSMDWASAPVEPGIDVYKMYKWVLDKEGYLATLYLVGQSTYKVSAWVNPGSAASVRLQARTGAEYSPANYIRVKGCVSTATGELTLDVGGRKNILLCGNNQVFLSSGDGSDTGLSCTRMYPKAITV; from the coding sequence ATGAAGCAGGGACTTGCGTTCGTTTCGGCCTTTGGGTTACTTCAACTGGCATCTGCCGCCTGCTGCCGCACAAACAAATGCTTcaaggctgttgctgatCCCCTGGTTGATGGCCTACAGGATTGCTCATTGGCTTTCGAGATAGTAACAGTCACGCCCCAAGTCACCACTGTTACCGAGACTGTGACGGAAGTTCCGACCGAGTATGTCAGCGTGGTCGAGACAGATGCCACGACGGCAACAGTTTATTCGACTGTCGAGACCGAAACAttgctcaacaccatcagcaCCACGGTGACTGGCACGACGACTCAGCGCTCCCTGGTCTACGTTACCCGCGCATATAACACCGTTACAGTCTTGGTCACATCCACCACGACAGTCCTGCCGAGTGCTGCGACTCAAATCGTGGCGCGCGCCGCCGATACCGACCTAGCACCCACGAGTGGCACCCTGGCGCCATCCATTCCAAGCTACGCCTCAGCACATTGTCCATCATGGGAGAAGTATATTTCGGTCTGCAAGTGCGCAGGAGCCACCCAGGAGACTATTACCGCTTCACCCTCGGCCGCCAAAGTGACCGTCACCTTCACCGACAGCGTGGCTGCCACAACGAACTCGATTCCCGTTActctttccaccaccaccacggtcACCGACGAAGTAACTGCCACAGAATACAACACCCAGACTGAAACGGCCTCGGTCACTGCCACCGCCGTGACTACGGTAACAGGGAACGTCTTGGTCATAGGTTCAACAACCACCGTTAcatcaaccatcacctccaccgTGGTCGCCCCAGCAGAAAGATGCAGTAACGTCGCCAACTTCAACGCCGTCGCGACTGATTCCGCCAACAGCCAGCGCTACCTCTTTTCCCAGCTAATCAACGGCATGGCCGGCTTATATGGCAGTATGGATTGGGCATCAGCGCCAGTCGAGCCTGGCATCGACGTCTACAAGATGTACAAATGGGTCTTGGACAAGGAGGGGTATCTGGCAACTCTTTACCTTGTTGGGCAGTCTACCTACAAGGTCAGTGCTTGGGTGAACCCAGGGAGCGCTGCGTCTGTTCGGCTTCAGGCGAGGACGGGTGCCGAGTATAGTCCTGCCAATTATATCAGGGTGAAGGGGTGTGTTAGCACGGCGACTGGCGAGCTCACGCTTGATGTGGGCGGCAGGAAGAATATTTTGTTGTGTGGCAACAATCAGGTGTTCCTGTCGAGTGGGGATGGGTCCGACACTGGGTTGAGCTGCACGAGGATGTATCCCAAGGCTATTACCGTGTAG
- a CDS encoding hypothetical protein (EggNog:ENOG503PRBX), with protein MATTPNLHQTLHLTLKTFLLGPIEATTQKNPSLLSSVLSPDCLRYIAPASFLASIGAPPDVAFDVATWEAQYTSESRFIGTKSVDITHLVVDAETMTGAARTVYVDNLHLANGENEEVKLDVSWFVKFNENGENITEVTGILDGLVFVEVHRRIRELKEEGKGKAGA; from the coding sequence AtggcaacaacccccaaccttcaccaaaccctccatctcaccctcaaaaccttcctcctcggccccatCGAAGCAACAACGCAGaaaaacccctccctcctctcttccGTCCTCTCCCCCGACTGCCTCCGCTACATCGCCCCCGCATCTTTCCTCGCTAGCATAGGCGCACCGCCAGACGTTGCCTTTGACGTGGCGACATGGGAGGCTCAATACACGAGTGAATCCCGGTTCATCGGGACCAAATCGGTAGATATCACGCATTTGGTTGTCGACGCAGAGACAATGACTGGGGCCGCGAGGACGGTGTACGTTGACAATTTGCACCTGGCGAATGGGGAGAACGAGGAGGTAAAGCTGGATGTCTCGTGGTTTGTGAAGTTTAATGAGAACGGGGAGAATATTACGGAGGTGACGGGGATtttggatgggttggtttttGTGGAGGTGCATAGGAGGATTcgggagttgaaggaggagggcaagggtAAGGCTGGTGCCTAG